A stretch of DNA from Acidicapsa acidisoli:
GCTAGCTGCATCAAAAGCGGGATGAAAACTCCGGCGACGAATAATTGGATTATGTTCCTGATCTCTAAAAGGATGATCCCTTCTTTTGCCCCTGAATTTCAGTCGAAGCCAAACCGCCAACTCATTCGTCAAGGCTGAATCACGAGCGGCAAAGTGGAAGTTTATTGATCAGCATACGAATGTCGATTAGCGCGTTGCTGGGACCTGTTTCAGAGTATCCGGAGAAAGGCCATCGGGCGCCCAGGATTGGATAATTGTTTTTGCCAGCCTGCCCATCATCAATTCGGCGGAGTTATCGCTTTGCCAACTCTGATCCACATTGTCGTAGGTGAAGACAGACAGAACAAGAAGGCCCTTTTTCGTTCCAATGAGAGCTACGTCGTTGCGTACGGCATTTAAGGAGCCAGTCTTATTCGCAATGGCTGTTCCGTGTTCGCTGCTGTCGAGCGACTCCAGGTACCGTGGGATGGCGTCTCGATAGAACTGATGCTGTAGCATTTCGACCGCTGTGGAGCAGAGCGATAGGTCGGAAGCTGTCGGGGCGCCACTGGAAAGCTCGCATCGGCTGAAACGGGTAATCAGTGAAGCCATCTCATGTGCGGTTGTCTTTCCCAGGCCAAATTTTGGTTGATCGGCCGGCATTGGCTCGGTGGAGGGCTTAAAGATCTTCTTGTAGAGATGCGTATTTGGCAGACCAATCGACTCCATGCGCGTATTCACGCTCGCCACGTCAAAGCGGTCGATCATCAGGTTCGTTGCGGTGTTATCGCTAAGGTCGATCATCAAAGTCAAGACATCCCGCAAGGTTAGCGTAAGAGGAGCATCTAGAAATTGGAGAATGCCTGAACCTCCAACCTGGTCTTCTTTTTTCAAGACGATGGGTTCGTCCCAACGGGCTTTACCAGCGCGGATCTCTTCCAGAGCTTCATACAACATGGCGAGTTTGATAACGGACGCAGTCTGCACCGGAACATCGGCATGGACTGCGAGGACTTGGTGCGTAGCCAGAGCCTCCGCATAGAGGGCAACTTTCCCCTGATGGGCTGCGACTATTTGATCAACTTGTGCCGTGAGGTTTTCGGAAACCGGTTGAGCGCTCGCAATGTATGTTGCAAACCCAAAGTACATTCCCAACAACACTGCTTGAAATAGACCTCTAGATGATTGACTGTTCATTGATATTTATCATCTCCTCCAAATTGCACGATTGGCAAGCGGCAGAAAAACATGCCCGACATAATTTCGCATAGCGATTGAGACGTATCACACAACGGGCATATGCCCGGTTAAATCTCCACTGGCATGGTTCGTAGTCTTTGTAATTCCGATGCGTCCTTCCATGCTGCCCTGGTAGTTCTCATGTCATTAGCGGCGAAGGAGTCAGTTCGCGTTTAGCGCGCATTAGTCGATTGACGATTCTATAGCGATCTCCTCTGTAGGATGACTTTACGTGCTCAGCCGGCTTTCCATCTTCGAGGTAAGAAACTCTGGTAAACAAGAAGATGGGGCTCCTCGGATGAATCTGAAGAAGCCGTGCTTCTTCGGCACTCGCCTTGCCCACTTCAATGACCTCATCCGTGACAATCACTTGTATCCCGTATTGCTCGGCCAACTCCTCGTACAGCGACATAGCAGGATCGTAGGTCTCGAGCAGATTCGGACAGAGATGCGTGGGCAGGCAGCTGGACTCAATCCCCATCGGCAGAGAATCCGCATAACGAACGCGGCGCAGGCAGAAGACCTTTTCCTTCTCGCCCAACCTCAACGCATCTCTCGTCTCCTGGTTTGGTAGCTGAATCTTGAACGACAGAAGCTCGGAGTGAGGGGTCGCGCCCCGATCTTTCATCTCTTCGCTGAAGGAGAGTACGTGACGGAAATCTCTCTCGATTTTTATCCCAGAGATAAATGTGCCCTTGCCCTGACGACTGTAAATCACACCAAGATCGCACAGCGCCTTGACGGCCTGGCGGACGGTCATTTGACTGACCCCCATCCGGGCGGCGATTTTCTGAATCGAAGGGACAGGTTCGCCCTCTTTGATCTCACCAGATCGGATCTGATCCATCAAGCGCTGCTGAATCTGGTGGTAAAGAGGAATGCCGCTTCTGCGGTCCAGCGGTAACGGGCGTCGCTTCTTATTTCCGTCCATTTGCCTTCCTGGTACACCCGTGGTGAGAGTTCATGAAGATCTATGTAACCGGTAGAGCGCCCTGACTCGGTATACACGAATTCCACTCTTTCCGACTTATGAATATGGAACTGAGGGCGGTGCTATCCATCATAGCCCGGAGGAGCCATTTCGAACAAAGGCGATATTCCAATGAAGCAATCAATCGAGCTCGGATAAGATTTCTACCCAGTCGCTTCCCATAGAACGAGCATCAGTTAAGCCAGAGATCGGTGTAATCCTTGAAGCTACCGAAGTGCAGCGTGGATAGGCGGACACTTCGGCATTCGAGCGGCGTTTACCGCGCGGTCTCTTTAGCCATGCGACGTGGTCAGTCCTAGTCCCGGCCCCGAGGGCAACAGAAGCTTTCCCTTTTCCACTCGGACACCGACCCAGGGATCATTTGCCACCAGAAGGTTGCCGTCTAGATCTGCATGATCCACCAGAGGCGACAAGTGCGCGGCTGCCGTAATCGAACAGGAACTAGAGACCATGCAGCCGAGCATCACCTTCAAGTTCATCGCCCGAGCTACCTGAATCCATCGAAGGGACTCCAGGATGCCGCCCGCCTTGTCGAGCTTTACATTGATACCGTCGAAGGCTTCGGTAAGATGGGGAATCATATTGATATCCGTGCA
This window harbors:
- a CDS encoding serine hydrolase; translated protein: MNSQSSRGLFQAVLLGMYFGFATYIASAQPVSENLTAQVDQIVAAHQGKVALYAEALATHQVLAVHADVPVQTASVIKLAMLYEALEEIRAGKARWDEPIVLKKEDQVGGSGILQFLDAPLTLTLRDVLTLMIDLSDNTATNLMIDRFDVASVNTRMESIGLPNTHLYKKIFKPSTEPMPADQPKFGLGKTTAHEMASLITRFSRCELSSGAPTASDLSLCSTAVEMLQHQFYRDAIPRYLESLDSSEHGTAIANKTGSLNAVRNDVALIGTKKGLLVLSVFTYDNVDQSWQSDNSAELMMGRLAKTIIQSWAPDGLSPDTLKQVPATR
- a CDS encoding GntR family transcriptional regulator, translated to MDGNKKRRPLPLDRRSGIPLYHQIQQRLMDQIRSGEIKEGEPVPSIQKIAARMGVSQMTVRQAVKALCDLGVIYSRQGKGTFISGIKIERDFRHVLSFSEEMKDRGATPHSELLSFKIQLPNQETRDALRLGEKEKVFCLRRVRYADSLPMGIESSCLPTHLCPNLLETYDPAMSLYEELAEQYGIQVIVTDEVIEVGKASAEEARLLQIHPRSPIFLFTRVSYLEDGKPAEHVKSSYRGDRYRIVNRLMRAKRELTPSPLMT